One segment of Anastrepha obliqua isolate idAnaObli1 chromosome 3, idAnaObli1_1.0, whole genome shotgun sequence DNA contains the following:
- the LOC129241655 gene encoding uncharacterized protein LOC129241655, which produces MQMLNFHRLSILLIYNYTILVAAFNAATAIELVNATRAGNLTAEVRSAADATSTYDAHIFMEYFRWHGVHNIILVVCPENVGTRAEHHKLHSMLHQFIANGFSTRIFNGHDYDGSVDSPNDKQIQMKPQQLNATTAFSVNASKGPAAATCATFGPPRTFRSDNDTRRPLRLHLPPFTYKSGILMLQFASACALNVLRWSAASEHNYFTTNRFWLLLTDESTNISLLDDKDIFLPPDGEVRIIVRQPKAHFYTMVDVYKVSAEKPLRRTSMGVPQMQDVNDLLQALRKFGSAISYRQNLEGITFKTGLVIAFPDLFTNIEDLSLRHIDTISKVNNRLTIELANKLNMHFNTHQADNYGWHQPNGSFDGLMGRFQRYELDFAQMAIFMRLDRIALVDFVAETFRIRAGIMFRQPPLSAVANIFAMPFARDVWISILLLMIFTSGIFIVELKYSPHSHEIDILDCVVFVWGAMCQQGFYANILNRSARFIVFTTFVSTLFLYTSFSANIVALLQSPSEAIQTLSDLAQSPLEIGVQDTVYNKIYFNESTDPVTNHLYHKKIAPKGDNIFMRPTVGMEKMRTGLFAYQVELQAGYQIISNTFSEPEKCGLKELEPFQLPMIAIPTRKNFPYKELFRRQIRWQREVGLMNREELKWFPQKPKCESGVGGFVSIGITECRYALGIFGFGLLLSALTFILEIAVSCAWALVKKICRNKKQ; this is translated from the exons ATGCAGATGTTAAATTTCCATAGGCTTAGCATACTCTTAATTTACAACTACACTATTCTAGTCGCCGCTTTTAACGCTGCAACGGCAATCGAGTTGGTAAACGCGACACGCGCAGGCAATTTAACAGCGGAAGTACGATCTGCAGCTGATGCTACTTCGACTTACGATGCGCATATTTTCATGGAATACTTTCGATGGCATGGAGTGCATAATATAATTTTGGTTGTCTGTCCGGAGAATGTTG GTACTCGCGCCGAGCATCACAAATTGCACTCAATGCTGCACCAATTTATTGCCAATGGTTTTTCCACGCGTATTTTCAATGGCCACGACTATGACGGTAGCGTGGACAGTCCAAACGATAAGCAAATTCAAATGAAGCCCCAACAACTCAACGCAACAACCGCCTTCTCTGTGAATGCTTCAAAAGGCCCAGCTGCCGCAACTTGTGCTACGTTTGGTCCGCCGCGCACTTTTCGCAGCGATAACGACACACGTCGCCCATTGCGTCTGCATCTGCCGCCATTCACCTATAAATCAGGCATCTTAATGTTGCAATTCGCCAGTGCCTGTGCGCTCAATGTGCTGCGTTGGTCTGCTGCCTCCGAGCACAACTACTTCACCACAAATCGCTTTTGGTTACTTCTCACCGATGAGTCGACAAATATTTCACTGCTGGACGATAAGGATATTTTTCTGCCACCTGATGGCGAAGTGCGTATTATAGTGCGACAGCCAAAGGCACACTTCTATACGATGGTGGATGTGTATAAAGTGTCCGCAGAGAAGCCATTGCGACGAACTTCGATGGGTGTGCCACAAATGCAGGATGTAAATGATTTGCTGCAAGCGTTACGAAAGTTCGGTTCAGCCATTTCATATCGTCAAAACTTGGAGGGTATTACCTTTAAAACGGGGCTTGTCATCGCCTTTCCCGATTTGTTTACAAACATCGAAGACCTGTCACTGCGACATATCGACACAATTTCCAAAGTCAATAATCGACTCACAATTGAACTGGCCAACAAACTAAATATGCA cttCAATACCCACCAGGCGGACAACTATGGCTGGCACCAACCGAATGGCTCATTCGACGGACTAATGGGTCGCTTTCAACGCTACGAACTCGATTTTGCGCAAATGGCAATTTTCATGCGTTTGGATCGAATCGCTTTGGTGGACTTTGTGGCAGAAACTTTTCGCATCCGAGCAGGCATAATGTTTCGCCAGCCACCACTGTCCGCTGTGGCTAATATCTTTGCCATGCCTTTCGCTCGCGATGTCTGGATATCCATACTGTTGCTCATGATCTTCACCAGTGGCATATTCATTGTGGAACTGAAGTATTCACCGCATTCGCATGAGATCGATATACTCGATTGTGTGGTCTTCGTTTGGGGTGCCATGTGTCAACAGGGTTTCTACGCCAACATCTTAAATCGTTCAGCGCGTTTCATTGTTTTCACCACATTCGTATCGACACTTTTCTTGTACACTTCGTTTTCGGCAAATATTGTAGCTTTATTGCAAAGCCCATCGGAGGCAATACAAACATTGAGTGATTTGGCACAGTCACCATTAGAGATTGGCGTGCAGGATACtgtctataataaaatttattttaat GAGTCTACTGATCCTGTCACAAATCACTTGTACCACAAGAAAATCGCACCAAAGGgtgataatatttttatgcgACCCACAGTGGGCATGGAAAAAATGCGCACTGGCCTCTTTGCCTACCAAGTGGAATTGCAAGCGGGCTATCAAATTATTAGCAACACATTTAGTGAACCGGAAAAATGCGGCTTGAAGGAGTTGGAGCCTTTTCAGCTGCCAATGATCGCCATACCGACCAGGAAGAATTTCCCATACAAGGAACTCTTTCGCAGAca AATACGTTGGCAACGCGAAGTTGGGTTGATGAACCGTGAAGAGCTGAAATGGTTTCCGCAAAAGCCAAAATGTGAGAGCGGTGTTGGCGGTTTTGTTTCGATCGGTATCACAGAATGCCGCTACGCTTTGGGTATTTTCGGATTTGGTTTACTGCTCAGCGCGCTTACCTTTATACTGGAAATTGCGGTAAGTTGCGCATGGGCTTTGGTAAAGAAAATATGCCGTAATAAAAAGCAATAA